From Nicotiana tabacum cultivar K326 chromosome 22, ASM71507v2, whole genome shotgun sequence, one genomic window encodes:
- the LOC107765557 gene encoding uncharacterized protein LOC107765557, which yields MENNSYEYSRKVMKDVSLQELRDRLAEFAKVRGWDQYHSPRNLLLALVGEVGELSEIFQWKGEVARGLPNWTSDDKEHLEEELSDVLLYLVQLADVCGLDLGQAALTKILKNAQKYPITKPT from the exons ATGGAGAATAATTCCTATGAATATAGTAGGAAAGTAATGAAGGATGTCTCTCTTCAGGAGCTTAGAGATAGGCTTGCTGAATTTGCCAAAGTTAGAGGATGGGATCAGTATCACAGTCCTAGGAATCTTCTTCTAGCTTTG GTTGGAGAAGTGGGAGAGCTATCAGAGATATTCCAGTGGAAAGGGGAAGTTGCAAGAGGACTACCTAACTGGACATCAGATGATAAGGAACATTTGGAGGAGGAACTGTCTGATGTTTTGCTATATCTAGTTCAGCTAGCTGATGTTTGTGGACTTGATTTAGGTCAAGCAGCTCTTACCAAGATTCTCAAGAATGCTCAAAAATACCCTATTACAAAACCTACTTAA